The following proteins are co-located in the Rattus norvegicus strain BN/NHsdMcwi chromosome 19, GRCr8, whole genome shotgun sequence genome:
- the Tubb3 gene encoding tubulin beta-3 chain: MREIVHIQAGQCGNQIGAKFWEVISDEHGIDPSGNYVGDSDLQLERISVYYNEASSHKYVPRAILVDLEPGTMDSVRSGAFGHLFRPDNFIFGQSGAGNNWAKGHYTEGAELVDSVLDVVRKECENCDCLQGFQLTHSLGGGTGSGMGTLLISKVREEYPDRIMNTFSVVPSPKVSDTVVEPYNATLSIHQLVENTDETYCIDNEALYDICFRTLKLATPTYGDLNHLVSATMSGVTTSLRFPGQLNADLRKLAVNMVPFPRLHFFMPGFAPLTARGSQQYRALTVPELTQQMFDAKNMMAACDPRHGRYLTVATVFRGRMSMKEVDEQMLAIQSKNSSYFVEWIPNNVKVAVCDIPPRGLKMSSTFIGNSTAIQELFKRISEQFTAMFRRKAFLHWYTGEGMDEMEFTEAESNMNDLVSEYQQYQDATAEEEGEMYEDDDEESEAQGPK; the protein is encoded by the exons TTCTGGGAGGTCATCAGTGACGAGCATGGCATAGACCCCAGCGGCAACTATGTGGGGGACTCGGACCTGCAGCTGGAACGCATCAGTGTCTACTACAATGAGGCCTCCT CTCACAAGTATGTGCCCAGAGCCATTCTGGTGGACCTGGAGCCTGGAACCATGGACAGCGTTCGGTCTGGGGCCTTTGGACACCTATTCAGGCCTGACAACTTTATCTTCG GTCAGAGTGGTGCTGGCAACAACTGGGCCAAAGGGCACTATACAGAGGGCGCCGAGCTGGTGGACTCAGTCCTGGATGTCGTGAGGAAAGAATGTGAGAATTGTGACTGCCTGCAGGGCTTCCAGCTCACTCACTCACTGGGTGGGGGCACGGGCTCAGGCATGGGCACACTGCTCATCAGCAAAGTGCGTGAGGAGTACCCTGACCGCATCATGAACACCTTCAGCGTGGTGCCCTCACCCAAAGTGTCAGACACCGTGGTAGAGCCCTACAACGCCACCCTGTCCATCCACCAGCTAGTGGAGAACACGGATGAGACCTACTGCATCGACAATGAAGCCCTCTACGACATCTGCTTCCGCACCCTCAAGCTGGCTACACCCACCTACGGGGACCTCAACCACCTTGTGTCTGCTACCATGAGCGGAGTCACCACCTCCCTTCGATTCCCTGGTCAGCTCAATGCCGACCTCCGCAAGCTAGCTGTCAACATGGTGCCCTTCCCCCGCTTGCATTTCTTCATGCCCGGCTTTGCCCCACTAACAGCCCGGGGCAGCCAACAGTACCGTGCCCTGACGGTGCCTGAGCTCACCCAGCAGATGTTCGACGCCAAGAACATGATGGCTGCCTGTGACCCACGCCACGGCCGCTACCTGACCGTGGCCACCGTCTTCCGTGGGCGCATGTCCATGAAGGAGGTGGATGAGCAGATGCTGGCCATTCAGAGTAAGAACAGTAGTTACTTCGTGGAGTGGATCCCCAACAACGTCAAGGTAGCGGTGTGTGACATCCCGCCCCGAGGGCTCAAGATGTCGTCCACCTTCATCGGCAACAGCACGGCCATCCAGGAGCTGTTCAAGCGCATCTCCGAGCAGTTTACGGCCATGTTCCGGCGCAAGGCCTTCCTCCACTGGTACACGGGCGAAGGCATGGATGAGATGGAGTTCACCGAGGCCGAGAGCAACATGAACGACCTGGTGTCTGAGTACCAGCAGTACCAGGACGCCACTGccgaggaggagggggagatgtATGAAGATGACGACGAGGAGTCGGAAGCCCAGGGGCCCAAGTGA